The Gemmatimonadales bacterium genomic sequence CTCCGCGTCCTCGACATACCCGAGCTTGCGGTAACTGACGACCAGCTGCTCGAGCGCCTGCTGCGCCGACGGGGTGTTGGGATACGAGGCCACGAGCGCCCGCATGTAGAGAATCGCCGAGTCGTACGCCTTGAGGCGCAGGTAGAACTTGGCCGTTTCCCACTCCTTGTACGCGAACTTGTCCGCCAGGTCCGCCAGCTGCACCCGCGCCTTGGCGGCCGCGGGCGAGTCCGGGTACCGGTTCAGGAGCTCGGTATAGGTGGCCATGGCGGACTTGCCATAGGTCGGATCGAGCTGCGGCTTGTGCCAGAGCACGGCGTAGGCGTCGCCGGCACGATACAGCGCGTCGGGCGCCAGCGGATTGCTGGGAAAGTCGTCCGACACCTTGCGGAACTCGCGCACCGCCTGGAGCTCGCTGCCCGAACCGAAGTACGACTCGCCCAGGTAGAAATGGGCCTGGGGAATTCGCGGGTCGCCAGGACTGAACTCGAGCAACACCCGCTGGAACACCTGGGCGGCGGAATTGTAGAACCCCTTCCGGAAGTCCTTGACGCCCTTCTCCCACATCGAGTCGATCCGCGCCGCCGAGAGCGTCGGGTCGGCCGGCGCCGCGCCCAGGTCGGGCGTGGCGGTTCCGCTGCCCGACTTGCAGGCGGCCAGCGCGAGCATCCCACAAACCAGCAGTGACCGCAACGTCATGGCGTTTCCGTCGAGAGTGAGTCCGGCACGTCGGCCGACACGAGCGCATTGAGTTTCGCCGCAGCCACGGTGGACAGCGAATCGGAACGGTCTCCACTCGAGAGGACCGTCTGATAGGCGAGCGCGGCGCCGATCAGGTCGCCCTGGCGCAGGCGCGCGTCGCCCAGTCCCACCATGGCCGCGCGGCCGACCGGCGACGTCGAATCGATGCCCGCGACACTGCGAAACCACACCTCGGCGCTGTCGGGCGCCGTGGCCAGCTGCGTCGCGCCCAGGCGGAAGAAGCAATCCACCAACCCCGCCTCGGCGCCGGCATTACCCGAGCGACCGGCCCGGCGGACGGCCGCCTGATAGAGCCGAATCGCCTCGGTGCAATCGCCCCGGGCGGCGAGCGCGCCGGCCTGCCGCACCAGCAGCGAATCGACCGAGCGCGCGTCGCTCGCGACCGCCAGCGCCGCCGCGAAGTCGGAGGGCGCCACCGGCCCGTCGACCACCTGCATGAGGTTCAGCGCGTGCCGGCCCAGCGGGCGTTCCGGCGCGACCTCGCGGAGCGCCGCGACCGCCTGCTCCAGCGACACCTCGTCGCGCCGGCGTTCCGCCGCCTCGATGACCTGCTCGAGCCCCTCCGACGCCTCATCGGCCCGGTCGGGTGCCGAGGCGGCAAGCGCCTGGTACGCCGCCGTGGCCTCCCGGAGCTGGCCAAGCCGAAGCGATGTGGCACCGATCTTTGCCCAGAGGGACGGAGAGGGCTCGGTCTCGGCCAGCGGGGCGTACACGGCCAATGCTTCCTGGTACCGGCCCTCGGCGTAGTCCCGGTCCGCGACCCCCTCGGGTCCCCCAGTGGGTCCGCAGGCGACAATCCCGAGCACCAGCAGGCAGGAGCCACACCACGCCGCACCCGTCATCGCGTCCCGCGGCTCAGCATGGCCAGGTAGGCCTCGACCCGGGCATCCTCCGGCCGACGCGTCAGGCAATCCCGCCAGACCGCCTCGGCGCCATCCGCGTCGCCGCTGAGATACCGGGCGAGGCCAAGGAGGGCCAGCGCATCGAGGAAGTTCGGACGGGTCCGAACCACGAGCTCCAGTTCCTCGCGCGCTTCCAGGGTCTGGCCGGCCTCGAGCAGCAGACGCGCCAGCCGATACCGGAGGTCCGGAAACTTCGGACCCAGTTTCGTGGCCATGGTCAGCTGCTCGATGGCCGGCTCGAGCGCGCCGAGTTCCGCATAGGCCTCGGCGAGGCCGGCATGCAGGTTGGCGAGCCGACCGGCGGCGTGGGCCGGCAACCCCGCCGTGAGCATCTCTCCCTGCTGCGCGAGCTGGAACGAGGCCTCCGCCTCCTCGCGGCGCCCGAGATCCATCAGGATCATCCCGCGGTGAATCAGCGCTTCGAGGTACCGCGGATTGAGCGCGAGCGCCCGGTCGAATTCCACCAGGGCGCGATCGGGCAGGCTGAGCAGCGAGTAGGACACCCCGAGCAGGTGATGCACGTCGGCAAAGGCGCGGCCGCCGGCAACCACTTCCTCGAGGAGGAAGGCGGCGCCGCGGTAGTCCTGGAGGGCAAAGCGCTCGCGCGCCTGCTGAATCAGGTGCTCAGGGCTGACGTTCATCGAACTCCCGGGGCGGCCACTCACGGCCGGCCAATGGAGGCGTAGGAAAACCCGAGGCCGCGCAAGCGGGCGGCATCGTACAGGTTGCGTCCGTCCACGAGAACCCGGCCTGCCATTTCCTTCAACAGGCGATCGAAGTCGGGGTTCCGGTAGACCAGCCACTCGGTGACCACCACCAGCGCGTCTGCCCCGCGGGCCGCCGCATACGGATCGGCCGCGTAGTCGATCCGGTCGCCGAAGTACCGGCGCGCGTTTTCCATCGCGTGCGGATCGTGCGCCACCACGCGCGCGCCGCGGGCCAGCAGCCCCTCGACGAGCGGAATCGCGGGGCTCTCCCGCACGTCATCGGTCTCGGCCTTGAAGGCGAGCCCCCAGAGGGCCACGGTCTTGCCCGCCAGGGCGCCACCGAACGCGCTGTCCACCTTCCGCAGCAACACCTGCTTCTGCCGCTGGTTGACCGTTTCGATCGCTTCGAAGAGGTCGGCCGAGGCATCGGCGTCGCGTGCCGTGCGAATCAGCGCCTTCACGTCCTTCGGAAAACAGGCCCCGCCGTATCCAGGCCCCGGGAAGAGGAACGCCGGTCCGATGCGCTGGTCGGTGCCGATGCCGCGTCGCACGCTCGTCACGTCCGCCCCGACCAGCTCACAGAGATTCGCGATCTGGTTCATGAACGAGATCCGCGTGGCGAGCATCGCGTTCGCGGCGTACTTCGTGATCTCCGCCGACGGGATGTCCATGAACAGGATGCGGTCGCTCTTCCGGAAGAAGGGGCCATACAACTGGGCCATTGCCTCCCGCGCGCGATCGTCCTCCACCCCGACGACCACCCGGTCGGGATGCATGAAGTCCTCGACCGCGGCGCCCTCCTTCAGGAACTCCGGGTTGGCGCAGACCGAGAACGACTCGGTCGAC encodes the following:
- the bamD gene encoding outer membrane protein assembly factor BamD, which gives rise to MTLRSLLVCGMLALAACKSGSGTATPDLGAAPADPTLSAARIDSMWEKGVKDFRKGFYNSAAQVFQRVLLEFSPGDPRIPQAHFYLGESYFGSGSELQAVREFRKVSDDFPSNPLAPDALYRAGDAYAVLWHKPQLDPTYGKSAMATYTELLNRYPDSPAAAKARVQLADLADKFAYKEWETAKFYLRLKAYDSAILYMRALVASYPNTPSAQQALEQLVVSYRKLGYVEDAEEMCGALRQFHPDTKNLDTLCPVSGG
- a CDS encoding tetratricopeptide repeat protein, whose amino-acid sequence is MTGAAWCGSCLLVLGIVACGPTGGPEGVADRDYAEGRYQEALAVYAPLAETEPSPSLWAKIGATSLRLGQLREATAAYQALAASAPDRADEASEGLEQVIEAAERRRDEVSLEQAVAALREVAPERPLGRHALNLMQVVDGPVAPSDFAAALAVASDARSVDSLLVRQAGALAARGDCTEAIRLYQAAVRRAGRSGNAGAEAGLVDCFFRLGATQLATAPDSAEVWFRSVAGIDSTSPVGRAAMVGLGDARLRQGDLIGAALAYQTVLSSGDRSDSLSTVAAAKLNALVSADVPDSLSTETP
- a CDS encoding tetratricopeptide repeat protein, which encodes MNVSPEHLIQQARERFALQDYRGAAFLLEEVVAGGRAFADVHHLLGVSYSLLSLPDRALVEFDRALALNPRYLEALIHRGMILMDLGRREEAEASFQLAQQGEMLTAGLPAHAAGRLANLHAGLAEAYAELGALEPAIEQLTMATKLGPKFPDLRYRLARLLLEAGQTLEAREELELVVRTRPNFLDALALLGLARYLSGDADGAEAVWRDCLTRRPEDARVEAYLAMLSRGTR
- a CDS encoding UDP-glucose/GDP-mannose dehydrogenase family protein, encoding MRVTIVGSGYVGLVAGACFAETGNDVVCADLDEGKIEGLRRNEMPIYEPGLEPLVRRNQEEGRLAFTTDIGAAVERAQVVFIAVGTPEGEDGSADLQHVLDVARVIGRHLNGPKVIATKSTVPVGTAERVREVIRAESTESFSVCANPEFLKEGAAVEDFMHPDRVVVGVEDDRAREAMAQLYGPFFRKSDRILFMDIPSAEITKYAANAMLATRISFMNQIANLCELVGADVTSVRRGIGTDQRIGPAFLFPGPGYGGACFPKDVKALIRTARDADASADLFEAIETVNQRQKQVLLRKVDSAFGGALAGKTVALWGLAFKAETDDVRESPAIPLVEGLLARGARVVAHDPHAMENARRYFGDRIDYAADPYAAARGADALVVVTEWLVYRNPDFDRLLKEMAGRVLVDGRNLYDAARLRGLGFSYASIGRP